In Pelagicoccus sp. SDUM812003, the genomic stretch CCGCTCACTTGCTCGAGCAAGATGCTGGAGAACTTCGTCTCTCCCTACGATGCGACCTGTATCCAAAAACTGAGGTCGAACGGGGCTGTGCTGTGGGGACGGCTCAATATGGACGAATACGCCATGGGCTCTTCCACTGAAAATTCCGCTTTCAAGAAGACCTCCAACCCATGGAATCTCGATTGCGTGCCTGGCGGTAGTTCCGGCGGAAGCGCTGCTGCCCTAGCGGCGGGTGAAGCTCCTTTGACCTTGGGCAGCGATACGGGCGGCTCGATTCGACAGCCAGCTTCGTACTGCGGAGTGGTGGGGTTGAAACCGACTTATGGGCGGGTGTCGCGCTTCGGTTTGGCGGCCTTCGCGTCGTCGCTCGATCAGGTCGGGCCGATGGCCCGAAGCGTGAAGGACGCGGCGATGCTGCTGCAGGGTATAGCAGGTCACGACGAACGAGATTCCACATCCTACCGGGCGGACGTGCCGGACTATTTGGCGGCCATGGAGTCTCTGAAAGGAAAGAAGTGGACCCTCGGCCTGCCCAAGGAGTATTTCGAAAACGTCTCCGACGAGTCGGCGATGAAACCGGTGCAGGACGCGATCGAGTTCTACCGAAGCCTAGGTTGCGAGATCAAGGAAGTCAGCTTGCCGCATACCGAGTATGCGGTCGCGACCTACTACATCATCGCCACCGCGGAGGCCTCTTCGAATCTCGCCCGCTACGATGGGATCCGCTACACTCACCGTGCCGAGGCGTTTGACGCCAAGGACTCGGTTGACATCTATTGCCAATCCCGAGCGGAGGGATTTGGCGAGGAAGTGAAGCGTCGTGTGATTTTGGGTACCTACGTTCTGAGCAGTGGCTATTATGACGCCTACTATCTAAAGGCACAGAAGGTGCGCACGCTGATCCGTCGCGATTTCGAAAACGCGTTCAAGGAAGTCGACGCGATCTTAGCTCCCACCTCGCCTTCGACCGCCTTCAAAAAGGGCGAGAAGACGGCGGACCCGCTTTCGATGTATTTGAGCGATATCTACACGATCTCGGCGAATTTGGCTGGGATCGCAGGTTTGTCGTTGCCTTGCGGATACAGCGATGGACTGCCAGTGGGGCTGCAGGTCCTCGGCAAACCGTTCAAGGAAGAAGAGATTCTGGCCGTGGCGCAAGCGTTCGAATCGGCTCACGATTTTAAGAACCAGCACCCGAACTTGTAGTTATATTTTAACCACTGATTTCAAGAATAGACACAGGTGATATGAAGGATGGTTTTGCGAATGGAGCGCTTTCTGTGCTCGTCTGAGCCATCTGTGGTTGAAAAAAGCATTTAGGAAAATGGAATACGAAGCAGTTATCGGACTGGAAGTCCATGTTCAGATCAAGACCGAGTCGAAGATCTTCACCCGTTGTCGCCAAGGTTATGGATACGAGCCAAACACGCTTGTCGACGCCGTGATCATGGGCCTGCCAGGGGCGTTGCCGGTGATGAACAAGGCGTCGCTAGATGGCATCATCAAGGCGGGTCTGGCTCTCAATTGCGTCATTCCCGACTACTGCAAGTGGGACCGGAAGAACTACTTTTATCCAGATAGCCCGAACAACTACCAGATCACTCAGTACGACAAGCCGATCTGCGAAGGCGGCTATGTCGAGATCGAGTTGCCCGGAGAAAACCGTGGCGTGATGGGAGAGCATAAGAAGATCCAGCTCACCCGCATCCATTTGGAGAACGACGTAGGAAAGCTGAACCACTTTTCCGAGGACAGCTTGGTGGACTACAATCGCGCTGGGTCTTCCTTGATGGAGATCGTGAGCGAGCCGGACATGCATTCCGGCGAGGAGGCGTTCGCCTTTCTGACCGCCATCCGGCAGACTATGATCTATTGCGGGATTTCGGACTGCGACATGGAAAAGGGGCAGATGCGCGCGGATGCCAACATTTCGGTTCGTCCGGTGGGGCAGAAGGAGCTCGGAACGAAGATCGAGCTCAAGAACCTCAATAGCATTACGGGCGTGAAGAACGGCATCGACTACGAGATCAAGCGTCAGATCAGCGAGCTAAAGCGTGGCAAGCAGCAGGTCCAAGCCACCTGGCGCTGGAACGCGGACCTCGGTCGCACGGAGCTGATGCGCGAGAAGGAGGACGCTCACGACTACCGCTATTTCCCCGATCCGGATCTGATGCCGGTGGAGATCGATGATGAATGGCGGCAGCGCTTGCGCGACGAGATTCCCGAGCTTCCGTGGGATAAGCAGCGCCGCTTCATGAAAGAGTACGGTCTGCCCTATACCATCACCTGCGTGCTTGTGCCGGACCGCAAATTGAGCGATTGGTTCGAGTCCGCGGCCAAGCAGGCTCCCAAGAGCGCTCAGGCCTTAGGAAATCTGGTGGCCAACGACCTGTTGCGCGAGATGGGCGAGGCGGGGATCTCGCTCGACGAGTGCAAGATCACTCCGGACTCGCTGCTGACGCTGGTCCGAGCGGTGGAAAAGGGCGTCGTGCCCAAGAACGTGGCCAACAAGGACGTGTTTCCCGAAATGTTCAAGACCGGCGAAACGGCGGATCAGGTCATCGAGCGAAAGGGACTGAAGCCGGACTTCGACGAAGGTCAGGTCAGGGCCTGGTGCCAGGAGGCCATCGACGAGAATCCGCGCCCAGTGGAGGATTTTCGTTCCGGAAACGACAAGGCGCTCAACGCCTTGCTGGGGCCGGTGATGAAAAAAAGCCGCGGCAAGGCGAATCCGCAGCTCGTGCAGAAGCTGATTCGCGAGCTGCTGGGATAGCGAGCTCCCGTTTTCGAAGCGTGAAAAGGCGGGACTGCGAGGCGCTCGCCTCTGCCGGTTCGGGGCCTGGTCGCTGGGACGCAAAAAGCCAACCGCTCGGTTGAGGGGTTGGCTTTTGTAGAGTAAAAAACTGGCGGCCGACTAGCTTTGCAGCTGGGCGCCAATTCGTCTTGCTGCGATGACGAGCGTCAGCGCAGCGGCACCCACCAGCCCGTAGGCGCTGGGTTCCATATTGCCTGACGTGCTATCGGTGTAAGCGTTTTGGATATACGAGACGATAGGTTGTTGTTTGGCTTCAGTGGAGCTGGATTCCGTACCGTCGGATATGTGAGCGCATACCACCGTAGCGGTGATGAAGCAGGCGGTTGCGGCGATTATAGGTTTCATGGGACAGAGGGATCTTGGCAGGCTACGTTGCTAATATCACCCTATTCGTCCGTAGAGGGCAATGCCTAGAGAGCGTCAGAGGCGTGAAACGGATGCACGCCTAAGTCCGCGTCAGCGATTGCCTGATGGGGGGGAAGGGGCGATCCCTCGGCTGGCGCCGAAGTGGCGCGTTTTCGGGTCTTGGCCGGTGGAAACCAGCTCCTGCTGAGGCGCTTGGAGCGCTTCGTTTAGCGTCGGGAAGCGGGTCGCTAGGATTCCTCTCCGCCCCAGGGCAGAGCGCGCAGGGCGTTCTCGTATTCGGTCTGGGTAAGGTCGGTGTAGTCCACCCGTCGGTAGGTGCGCAGCAGGGGCGTTCCTGGGGGGAAGGTGCCGTTGAGGAAGAGCTGGCTGAACCCCCATTTGCGAGCGGGCGGGCTGTAGTAGTTGATCTGCCATTGGCTGTCGTCCACTTCGCTTTCGTAGAGGCAGACCAGCGATCCTCTGATGTAGAGGCTCTTGCCGCCCCAGTCCTCGAGGAAGCGGGGGAAGTTGTGCACGCCGCCGCTGCTTTTCCCGTTGCTGCGTGCGTCGGAGGGGATGAGGCCCGAGACGATGGCGGCCGCCACTTCAGTGCTGCTGGCGTCGGGTTTGCTCGAGGTGATGGAATCGTCCCAGCTGTTTGAGAGAATGGTGACGCTATCTCCGTAGAGAGCCACCGGCACTTCGCCCACTTCGGGCACCAAGGCGCTGTTTTCGCTGGTCCAGGTATCGTGCAAGGTGCCGTCGGCATTGAAATGGCCTTTCACGTAGAGGGCGTTGTTGGTGGCGAAGGTCAAACCTGGGTCTTCTCCATAGCTGGGAATGCCCTGTCCGCTGCGGTCGGTCTCGCCGCCCCAGACGCGAATGCCCGAGTGGTGCAGGCGCTCCTGGTTCTGGGCGTTGCTGGAGCTGGTCTTGGTTTCGAAGTAGACGATGCCGTTCCACTCGGAGCCGGGGTTGTAGGCCGAGTGAGGGATATCAGGATCGTAGACGCCGATGTGGCCGTTGGGTGAGGAGACGTCGGGATTCTCGATCAACTGCTTCAGTTTTCCCACGTTGAAATCGACCATGTCGATCTGCTTGTTGCGTCGTTTGTCCTGCATGGCGTTTTCCTTGATCTCGTAGAGGTAGTCGCTGCCGGGGCCTTCCAGATTCGAGATGTCGTACTCGTAGCCATCGCCATCGAAGGCTTTCACTTCCCCTGTTTCGACGTCCCAGGAAAAGTAGAGGCCGGCTTTGGTGGAGAGCTTTTGTTTCTCGATTTCGGCGTTGTAGTCCGGACTGGCGGTAGGCAGCGGCGGCTCGATGAGGGCGTGACCGGAATTGACCGGATCGTATTCGTGAGTGGAGGGATCGTCTTTCTTGTAGTCGGGAAAGGCCACAGGCTGGTAGGTTTCCACGCCATGCTCCTGGGTGAGCAGGTTGCCGTTCCATCGATTGGAGGCGTATTCGCGCCAGTCGCTGCGATTGGAGTCCATGAAGCTGCCGCCGTCCTTCATGGAGACCAGGTCTCCAGCCCGGTTCTTGAAGCGCACGTCGCCCGTCTGCAGGCGCTCGTTGCCGGATCCTTGGGCGGAGGGTTTGCCGGTGCCCCAGCCGTAGAACATGTCTTTCGAAGTGGATACGGGGTAGTGAAAGTCGACCCCGTCGATGCCTTGCAGGTACAAGTCCCCGTTGGTGTGGACCGGGCCGAAGATGTCCATTTTGGGTCCGGGCGAGACTTCCAGATCGAGGTTGTAGAAAATGGCGTGGGCGAAGAGCGGGGCGTCGCGGACTTGGAGCTTCTGGGAAATGTAGCTGGTGATGCTGGAGCCGCCGAGGGGGTCATTGACCACCGCCTTGGCGTAGATGCCGATGTTTCGGGCGTAGACCTTCTGGCCGCGCAGCGGATCGAATTCGTTGGCTGGGTCGACGGGGTCGATGTAGGTCAGCTCGGTGGGGTAGTCGGGCACGGTGCCGCCCACCAGCTCGGATTTTTCGTAGTCGAGCACGCTGCCGAACAGGCTTGAGGCTGGCATGGTCAACTCGTCGCTGGAGCCGGGCTTGAGAGCGTCCATGGAGAAGTTGGTGCGGTTTTCGAACTTGTGGCGCAGCTGCGCGAAGCCGTATTCGGCGATGGCTTCGGAGGCGTTTTTCGAAATGAGCCGCAGTTCGTGGCGCTTGTTGATTCTTCGTTCCGACATGGAATGGCTGAAGAGGGAAGCGATGATGACTGCGAGCGAAGTGGCGATCACGAAGACCGCCAGCAAGGCTCCGCCGCGTTTTTCGGATATCAGGTTGGAAGCTCTCATGGGGTTATCCTCTCGGCGAGACGGTGAAATTGTAGGTGTTGGTCGCCCGTTTGGCGAGATTGCCTTCGTGCAGGATCTCGCCCTGCACCGTGATGCTGCGATTGAAGAAGTTGTAGAAGAGCCGCCCGTCGCTCAGACCGCGGGAGAGCTCGATGATCTCCTCGTGGCTGCCCGCGGAGCTGGATGCTGGCAGCAGGTCGGCCAGGGGCTGGTCGGAGGGAGGATCGAAGGCGATAGAGAACTTTTGCACGGGACCTTCGGTGGTCTCGGTAGCGGAACGATAGAAGCCGATGAGCTGGGTATAGAGCGATGGATCGTCATCGTCCACGAATGCCAGCACCATGAAGTCGCCTGAGCCGCCTTCGTCGACCACGGTGCGGTCGGAGAAGGACTTGTAGATGACGAAGTAGTTGGAGTAGGTGGCGAAGTCGGAGAGCTCGCTGGTGAAGGCTCTGATGTCGCGGTTGACCAGTAGCTTGCCTTCGGTGTACGCAGCGAAATTGGAGGTATTGATCAGGAAGGCGGTGGTTCCTGCCATGATTAGGCTGAAGATACCTAGGGCGATCATCACTTCGACCAAGGTGTAGCCGCGGTTGCTGGTTTTGGGGGCGGGCGTGTTCATGTTTTCCTTAAAAAGTTGGGACGCGGGATCGGATGGCGTAGAGGGTGTTTCCGACCGATTGGGCGCTTCCCGGTCCGGGGTTCTGGTAGGACCAGCGCAGGATGATGCGTCGGGCGTCGCTGACGCCGGCCGCTTCGTTGGTGATGTCTTCCACGTAGACCACGTAGTTGATGGCGAGATCGTCCGCTTCGTCGTCGGGCGTGTTGTTGATGTCGATCAGGCGGGTGTTCAGGATGTCCGAGTTTTCGTTTCCCGCTTCGGGGTCGGCCGGCATCGGCGAAACCGCTAGGCTATCGGCCGCTCCCTGGTTGATCAGTTCCTCGATGGAGCTCTGGTCGAGCAGGGAGTACTCCATGTTCTTCATTTGCTCGATGTAGCCCTGAGCCACGGCGGTTGCGGTGCCAAGTTGGATGGACCCCTCCGTGAGACGCCGCACCTGCAGGAGTCCGCTCAAGGTCCCGAAAGCGAGAAGACTCAGAATGACGGTGGCGATCATCAGCTCGATCAGCGAGTAACCGTCGCTTCGCGACAAGGAGGCATGGATGCTTTTTTTGGGTAATGGCGGAGCAGGGTTCATTTTCTGAGGAACGAAGGTGTCAGCAATATCGCTTAAATTTGGCGATTTTAGATCCATCAGGGCGAAATGAGCTCCTTCCTCTAGGGCGACTTGGGCAGGAGACCTTTTTTCCGTTTGGAAAATCCCTGAATTCCCCTGAATCGAAGCGCTTCCCGCATGGAGAGGCGGACGAACGACACGGCGTCGCTCGTAGAGTGGCCGGCGTCGCATTTAGATTGCGGCGAGCAGACCCTGGCCTTATGCCGTTTCGCTTTCTAACGAACCATGAAGTCTTTCTACATCACCACCGCTATCGATTACGCAAACGGTTCGCCGCACCTTGGCCATGCCTACGAGAAAGTGTTGACTGACGTCGTCGCTCGCTTCCGACGCCTCAAGGGGGAGGACGTGCGCTTTCTCACTGGCCTCGACGAGCATGGACAAAAGGTCCAGCAGTCGGCTCGCCAGCGCGGTATCGAGCCCATCGAGCTGTGCGACGAAGCGGCGGAGAAGTTTCAAGGGCTTTGCAAGCGCTTGGAGATTTCCAACGACGATTTCATCCGCACCACGGAAGAGCGTCACAAGAAGGTGGTGCGAGCTCTCTTGCAGGATCTCTACGACCGCGGTGAGATTTATCAGGCCGAGTACAAGGGCTACTACAGCTCCCGCGCCGAGCAATTCCTGCAGGAGAAGGACAAGGTGGACGGCGCGTGGCCGGAGATCTACGGAGAGGTCACGGAGATCACAGAAAGCAACTATTTCTTCAAGCTCAGCAAATACCAGGATTGGCTGGTCGATCATCTCAAGAACAACGAGGACTTCATCTTCCCGCGCTTCCGCGCCAAGCAGGTGCTGGAGTTTCTCAAGGAGCCGATCAACGATCTGTGCATCTCTCGGCCCAAGGAACGCTTGGAATGGGGCATCCCGCTCCCCTTCGACGAGCAGTACGTGACCTATGTCTGGTTCGACGCCCTCGTGAACTACATCAGCGCGGTGGGCTATGGGACGCCGGATTTCGAAAAGTATTGGCCAGTGGACTACCACGTCATCGGCAAGGACATTCTTCTGCCCCCGCACGCCGTCTATTGGCCCATCATGCTGAAAGCGTGCGGCATCGAGCTGCCCAAGGGGCTGCTGGTGCATGGCTGGTGGATGACTGGCGGTCAAAAGATGTCCAAGAGCACCGGTAAGGTGATCAACCCGCTGGATCTCATGGACGAGTTCGGCGCGGACGCCTTCCGCTACTTCGTCACCCGCGAAATGAATGTGGGGCAGGACAGCGAGTTCTCCGACGAGCTGTTCATGAGCCGCTACAACAGCGACCTCGCCAACGATCTGGGCAACTTGCTCAATCGGGTGCTGACGATGACGCCGCGCTATTGCGGCGAGACCTTTCCCGCCCGAACCATCGAGGAAGCTCCGGAGAAGGAGCTCGAAGCGGTTTGGGCGGAAACCGAGGAGCAGGTCGTGACCCTCTACGAGGAGTTTCAGTTTCACAAAGCCCTCGAGCTGACCTTCAATTTCATCCGCTCCATCAATCGCTATGCCGAGCAACGTTCGCCTTGGAAGCTGGCCAAGTCGGATGACGAAAAGGACAAGCAGATCGTGGCGACTTCGCTTTCGCTGATGGCGGAGGCCCTGCGGCGAGCGGTCGGCTTGATCGAGCCCGTGATGCCTGAAACGACCAAGCGTGTGTATTCGCTGCTTGGCTACAAGACCGATGCGGTTTGGCGCGAGCGCCTCAAGGCGTCGGACGCGTTGACTGGCTGCAAGGTGGGCGAACGCGTTATCCTTTTCCCTAAGCCGCAACGCGAAAAGTAGTCAGCGAGTCGCCACTGCGTGGATACGATTCCTTTAGATCCGTCCCAAGCGGGAAGCTACGAGGCCTTGTTTCGCTTTCTGCAGGGCTGCCAAGCGAGAGCGGCGGAGCGTTCCCATCCGCAACTGGTGAGCATCGCTGCGGAAGCGGGCGCCCTCGACCCTCTGGCGGTGCTGGAGTCGATCTACGAGGAAAACGAGCCGCATTTCTACACCGAACGGCGCAGCGAGAATCTTGCGATCGCCGGGGCGGAAGACGCTGTCCGTTTCGCTCCTACGGGCCCGCGGCGCTTCGCCGAGGTGAAGGAGTGGATAGCGGATACGCTGGAGCACACCATCGCGGTGGGCGACGACAGCCTGCCGTTTTTCGGACCTTGCTTCTTTAGCGCCTTTTCGTTCTTCGCTGATGTGGAGCAATCGGAACCGTTTCCTTCCTCAAGCGTATTCGTTCCCCGGTGGCAGGTCGCGGTCAAAAAAGGGCGCTGCGTCGCCATCGCGAACGCGTTGGTGGAACCCGAGAGCGATGTCGCAGCGGAGGCGACGCGTATATGGAACGCGAATACGAAGTTTCGCAGCTTCGACTATGCGGACTCCGAGCAACGCAGGGCCCGACCGCGGCTCGATGTCATCGAGACCTCCGAATGTGGCGGCGACGCTATTTTCAAGCAGTCCGTTTCCAAGGCGGTGGAGGCGATCAAGCGCGGCGACTTTCGAAAGATCGTGCTAGCCCGAGCGCTCGACCTCACTGCGAACCAGGCCTTTCATCCGCTTGAGATTCTGAATACGCTGCGGGAACGCTACCCAGATTGCTACGCTTTTTCCTATGCCAATGGGAGAGGGGAGAGCTTTATCGGGGCCAGTCCGGAACGGCTTGTTTCGGTCGAGGACGCCGTGGTCAAGGTAGATGCGCTAGCGGGTACCGCCCCGCGCGGTCGTTCCGCGTCCGAGGACGCTCAACTGGGGAATCAGCTTT encodes the following:
- a CDS encoding prepilin-type N-terminal cleavage/methylation domain-containing protein, producing MNPAPPLPKKSIHASLSRSDGYSLIELMIATVILSLLAFGTLSGLLQVRRLTEGSIQLGTATAVAQGYIEQMKNMEYSLLDQSSIEELINQGAADSLAVSPMPADPEAGNENSDILNTRLIDINNTPDDEADDLAINYVVYVEDITNEAAGVSDARRIILRWSYQNPGPGSAQSVGNTLYAIRSRVPTF
- the gatA gene encoding Asp-tRNA(Asn)/Glu-tRNA(Gln) amidotransferase subunit GatA, with the translated sequence MQELYYKTASELSELLDKKELSAVELTKTVIERTKAVEDRVAAFNSYDEADALKQAEASDLRRAGGKTLGPLDGIPVGIKDVLAVKDQPLTCSSKMLENFVSPYDATCIQKLRSNGAVLWGRLNMDEYAMGSSTENSAFKKTSNPWNLDCVPGGSSGGSAAALAAGEAPLTLGSDTGGSIRQPASYCGVVGLKPTYGRVSRFGLAAFASSLDQVGPMARSVKDAAMLLQGIAGHDERDSTSYRADVPDYLAAMESLKGKKWTLGLPKEYFENVSDESAMKPVQDAIEFYRSLGCEIKEVSLPHTEYAVATYYIIATAEASSNLARYDGIRYTHRAEAFDAKDSVDIYCQSRAEGFGEEVKRRVILGTYVLSSGYYDAYYLKAQKVRTLIRRDFENAFKEVDAILAPTSPSTAFKKGEKTADPLSMYLSDIYTISANLAGIAGLSLPCGYSDGLPVGLQVLGKPFKEEEILAVAQAFESAHDFKNQHPNL
- a CDS encoding prepilin-type N-terminal cleavage/methylation domain-containing protein, translating into MNTPAPKTSNRGYTLVEVMIALGIFSLIMAGTTAFLINTSNFAAYTEGKLLVNRDIRAFTSELSDFATYSNYFVIYKSFSDRTVVDEGGSGDFMVLAFVDDDDPSLYTQLIGFYRSATETTEGPVQKFSIAFDPPSDQPLADLLPASSSAGSHEEIIELSRGLSDGRLFYNFFNRSITVQGEILHEGNLAKRATNTYNFTVSPRG
- a CDS encoding isochorismate synthase, whose protein sequence is MDTIPLDPSQAGSYEALFRFLQGCQARAAERSHPQLVSIAAEAGALDPLAVLESIYEENEPHFYTERRSENLAIAGAEDAVRFAPTGPRRFAEVKEWIADTLEHTIAVGDDSLPFFGPCFFSAFSFFADVEQSEPFPSSSVFVPRWQVAVKKGRCVAIANALVEPESDVAAEATRIWNANTKFRSFDYADSEQRRARPRLDVIETSECGGDAIFKQSVSKAVEAIKRGDFRKIVLARALDLTANQAFHPLEILNTLRERYPDCYAFSYANGRGESFIGASPERLVSVEDAVVKVDALAGTAPRGRSASEDAQLGNQLLHSEKDLREHAIVFESIRRRLQQLGISAPESCRPYLKKLQNVQHLHVDIEAKKRSGIHMLDIVEALHPTPAVGGTPREVAVASIRDFETFPRGLYAGPIGWVNAQGEGEFLVAIRSAQVSGKQARLYAGVGVVDGSEPEREYQETNLKFQALKENLL
- the metG gene encoding methionine--tRNA ligase, encoding MKSFYITTAIDYANGSPHLGHAYEKVLTDVVARFRRLKGEDVRFLTGLDEHGQKVQQSARQRGIEPIELCDEAAEKFQGLCKRLEISNDDFIRTTEERHKKVVRALLQDLYDRGEIYQAEYKGYYSSRAEQFLQEKDKVDGAWPEIYGEVTEITESNYFFKLSKYQDWLVDHLKNNEDFIFPRFRAKQVLEFLKEPINDLCISRPKERLEWGIPLPFDEQYVTYVWFDALVNYISAVGYGTPDFEKYWPVDYHVIGKDILLPPHAVYWPIMLKACGIELPKGLLVHGWWMTGGQKMSKSTGKVINPLDLMDEFGADAFRYFVTREMNVGQDSEFSDELFMSRYNSDLANDLGNLLNRVLTMTPRYCGETFPARTIEEAPEKELEAVWAETEEQVVTLYEEFQFHKALELTFNFIRSINRYAEQRSPWKLAKSDDEKDKQIVATSLSLMAEALRRAVGLIEPVMPETTKRVYSLLGYKTDAVWRERLKASDALTGCKVGERVILFPKPQREK
- the gatB gene encoding Asp-tRNA(Asn)/Glu-tRNA(Gln) amidotransferase subunit GatB; its protein translation is MEYEAVIGLEVHVQIKTESKIFTRCRQGYGYEPNTLVDAVIMGLPGALPVMNKASLDGIIKAGLALNCVIPDYCKWDRKNYFYPDSPNNYQITQYDKPICEGGYVEIELPGENRGVMGEHKKIQLTRIHLENDVGKLNHFSEDSLVDYNRAGSSLMEIVSEPDMHSGEEAFAFLTAIRQTMIYCGISDCDMEKGQMRADANISVRPVGQKELGTKIELKNLNSITGVKNGIDYEIKRQISELKRGKQQVQATWRWNADLGRTELMREKEDAHDYRYFPDPDLMPVEIDDEWRQRLRDEIPELPWDKQRRFMKEYGLPYTITCVLVPDRKLSDWFESAAKQAPKSAQALGNLVANDLLREMGEAGISLDECKITPDSLLTLVRAVEKGVVPKNVANKDVFPEMFKTGETADQVIERKGLKPDFDEGQVRAWCQEAIDENPRPVEDFRSGNDKALNALLGPVMKKSRGKANPQLVQKLIRELLG